The Primulina tabacum isolate GXHZ01 chromosome 16, ASM2559414v2, whole genome shotgun sequence genome window below encodes:
- the LOC142530043 gene encoding uncharacterized protein LOC142530043 isoform X2, with the protein MREIGARQILVYMGHLYKDLKKKDKADYFSFVDPGNIPTCPIGTDGRDLSQHIADQLDAVCRDSICLIPYNTGYHWILTIVNEDKNMIYLLDSTSNRNRDDTWKTIVTNAVKMYNASKGISKGPGFKILTWFG; encoded by the exons ATGAGGGAGATAGGTGCCAGACAAATTTTAGTTTACATGGG TCACCTCTAcaaagatttgaagaaaaaagacaAGGCTGATTATTTTTCGTTTGTGGATCCCGGTAATATACCTACATGCCCGATTGGCACAGATGGCCGTGACTTATCACAACATATTGCTGATCAGTTGGACGCAGTGTGTAGAGATAGCATCTGCCTCATCCCATACAACACTGG GTACCATTGGATCTTGACAATCGTCAACGAAGATaagaatatgatatatttattggaTTCAACGTCTAACAGGAACCGAGATGATACATGGAAAACTATTGTGACAAA TGCGGTGAAGATGTACAATGCCTCCAAGGGTATTTCTAAAGGGCcaggttttaaaatattgacG TGGTTCGGTTGA
- the LOC142530043 gene encoding uncharacterized protein LOC142530043 isoform X1, translating to MREIGARQILVYMGHLYKDLKKKDKADYFSFVDPGNIPTCPIGTDGRDLSQHIADQLDAVCRDSICLIPYNTGYHWILTIVNEDKNMIYLLDSTSNRNRDDTWKTIVTNAVKMYNASKGISKGPGFKILTVCIVLIYEYMNW from the exons ATGAGGGAGATAGGTGCCAGACAAATTTTAGTTTACATGGG TCACCTCTAcaaagatttgaagaaaaaagacaAGGCTGATTATTTTTCGTTTGTGGATCCCGGTAATATACCTACATGCCCGATTGGCACAGATGGCCGTGACTTATCACAACATATTGCTGATCAGTTGGACGCAGTGTGTAGAGATAGCATCTGCCTCATCCCATACAACACTGG GTACCATTGGATCTTGACAATCGTCAACGAAGATaagaatatgatatatttattggaTTCAACGTCTAACAGGAACCGAGATGATACATGGAAAACTATTGTGACAAA TGCGGTGAAGATGTACAATGCCTCCAAGGGTATTTCTAAAGGGCcaggttttaaaatattgacGGTATGTATCGTACTTATTTATGAATACATGAATTGGTAG